The sequence below is a genomic window from Bacteroidota bacterium.
GCATACGCCCGGGCACACGCCTGAATCTTCCTGCTATGTGCTGCTCGATGAAAATAAAAAAGAGAATGCCGTATTCACCGGCGATACACTTTTTGTGGGCGATGTGGGCCGTCCTGATCTGCTCGACGGAAAAATGACGAAAGAAGAACTCGCCGGAATGATGTTCGAATCGCTCAAGAATAAATTAAAACCGCTTGCTGATGAGGTGATCATTTATCCCGCACACGGCCCCGGTTCTTCCTGCGGAAAAAATATCGGCAAAGAAACATGGTCCACCATCGGCGAACAGAAGCGAACGAATTACGCAATGAAGATCACCGACAAAAATGAATTCATCAAAGCGGTGATTGACGGGCTGAGCGCTCCTCCGCAATATTTTTTCGAAGATGCAATGATCAACAAGAACGGTTATGAGAATATCGACCGCGTAATTGAAAAAAATCTCAAAGGAATTTCTCCCGGAAACGTGAATCGCGAAATTGAAAAAGGCGCGCTCGTTCTCGATACACGCAACGCAGAAGAATTCGTAAAAGGTTTTGTTCCCGGTTCACTTTTCATCGGGCTCAATGGAACGTATGCAGTATGGGTGGGAACGCTGATCGATATCAAAACTCCTCTTGTTGTTGTGACCGAAAACGGAAAAGAAAAAGAAGCTATTCTGCGTCTCGCACGCGTGGGTTACGAGAATGTGCGCGGGTACCTCGAGGGCGGAATGAGCGCGTGGAAAAATGCGGGCATGCCCGTAGATACACTTGCCTCCGTTGATCCGGAAATTTTTGCGGCTGATATTAAATCAGGAAAAAGTAAAAACAGAGTGCTCGATGTGCGACGCGCCGGTGAATGGAATAATGGACATGTGGCTGGTGCAGAAAATTTATGCCTGACGAATTTTTCCGATGCGAAAAATCTTTCTTCACTGAAACCTGAAAATAATTATTACCTCCATTGCCAGAGTGGTTACCGTTCGGTGATCGCAGCTTCTATTCTCAAACAAAAAGGATTTACAAATCTCACCAACGTGCGCGGGGGATGGAGTAAAATTTCAAAACTGGATGTGCCGTTGGAATTGCCGGAGAAAGTTTAGGGGAACCAATTGCGAACTCTGCCAGCTTCGTGGCAGTTCGAAAATGCGAAGTACTAAAGTGCTAAATCGTTTATGCGAAGTTCGCATTTTCGCACGACGGTTTTTCACCGGCGATTTCGCACTTCGCCCCCCCCATCAAACTCTGACCCCGATCACCAGAATATCATCGAGCTGTTCATTCTCTCCTCTCCAGCTGCCAATGAATTTCCGCAGTTCATTTTCCTGTTCTTCCATTTTCATTTGCTGGATGCTCAATAATTTTTCGCGGAATTTTTTAGTTGATAATTTTTTCTGATCGCGCATGGCAGTATTTGAATTCCCGAACTGGTCGGTATAGCCGTCAGTGAAAATATAAAAGGTATCACCGGAATTCATTTGCAAAGTGTGCTCTGCGAATTCCTGGTCATCGGGAGTGAATCCTGCGATTGCTGTTTTCACCGGTTTTATTTCTTCCGTTGTTGTTGCATTCTTCCTCACGATCCACAAAGGCCGGTTGGCTCCTGAAAAAATTATTTCCTTGCCGGTGATCTTCACCAGTGCGATATCCATTCCGTCTTTTGTTCCTTCAAGATTATTCTGTTTCAGCGTATTTTTTAAACCGAGATTCAATCGCTGCAGAATTTTTCCGGGCGAATTACTTTCCAGGTTCGCCAACCCCAATTCTTTGGAACCGATGAGCGACATGAAAGCGCCGGGAACTCCGTGCCCCGTGCAGTCGGCTGCAGCAATGAAAACCTCGTTTTCTTTTTTGGTGAAAAAATAAAAATCACCTCCCACAATATCTTTTGGCTGGTAAAAAACAAAACTTTCCGGTAGCGCATTTTTGATTTCGGAAATTTCAGGAAGGATCGCCTGCTGAATGCGCTGTGCATAATTGATACTGTCGGTGATCTCCTGGTTTTTTGTTTCGATGATGGTGTACGCCTGCTCGATCTTCCTGTTGCGCAAATCCAGTTCCCTGTTCGCTGATTTTTTCTGGAGAAATCCGCGGTAAACAAAAAATGAGAAGACAACCACGAGTAAAAGAATTCCGAGTACAAAATAAACCGCAAGTTGTTTCCTGTTCGCTTCTTCTTTCAGCAATGCTTCATTTTTTTCATTCTCCGCTTTCTGCGCCGCCGACTTTTTTCCGAATTCATAATTCAGTGAAGCACGAATTGAATTATTCACACTCTGCTCATTGAAAATAGAATCTTTTATGTCTTTGAATTTTCCAAGATACTCGAATGCACTTTTGAAATCTCCTTCGGCAGCAGCAAGCCGCGATAACGCATCGTAACTGTCGCCCATTCCTTCTTTTTCTTTTATATCGATGGCAATTGCCAATGCAGAATCGAGATCAGCATGAGCTTCTTTGAAATTTTTCAGAAGTGTGCAGGTATTCCCGAGTTTCACCAGCGAACTCATCATGCCCTGCCGGTAACCTGATCTTCTCCTGATCGTCATCGCTTCATTGTAATAATGATACGCCGTGTCGAAAGATTCTTCGTCGTAATAAATATCACCGATGTTGTTGTAAGCATTGCCCATTCCTTTAGCACTTTTCATTCCCACACTTATCGCAAGCGATTTCTGGTAATACTTCAGCGCTTCAGAAAAATTTTTCAATCCGTAGTAAGCAAGGCCAATATTGTTGCACGTACTGATCAATCCTTTTTTATCACCGAGTTCTTCTTTGATAGCCAGTGAAGGAAGAAGATAATGCAGCGCGTCGCTGTAATTTTTCTGGTAAATGTAAACAACGGAAATATTGTTGTACGATGCGGCAATTCCTCTTTTATCCTGCAATGAGTCGCGGATCTTCAGCGCGGCAAGATGTGAATTGAGCGCTTCGGAATAATTTCCCTGGTAATAAAAAACAACGCCGATATTGCTGTAGTAATCTGCCACCCCGCGCTGAAAATGCAAACGATCAGCAAGGATCTTTGCCTGCTCTGCATAATTGCGCGCGCGGTCATAATCGCCGGTAGTAGAAAGTTCTTTGCTGATGCTGTTGAGCACATTCACTTCGGTTGTGTCCTTTGTTTCATTTTTCAGAAGGAGTTTGAGTGAATCGAGCGTTTTATTCTGGGAAAATAATAATGTCCCCGTCAGTACAGAGAAAAAAATAAGGAGAAATATCCGTGCGATGATTTTCATTTTCAGGATGAAATCTAAGATAGGCATTCCCCGCCTGACCGAACGGGCAGGAGTGAAATTTCTGCTGCTGCTATTCCAATTCCACGCCCACCACCAGCACATCATCGATCTGTTCAATACTGCCGCGCCATTCATCAAAACTATTTTCGAGTTCGGTTCCCTGTTGGAGCATAGGTGTGCTGTTCATTGAAATTAATTTTTCCTTCAACCGGCTGATGCGGAATTTTTTTCCGTCCGCTCCACCGAACTGATCCGTGATGCCATCGGAGAACAAATAAAACTTTTCCACTTCATTCATTGGAACCAGTTGCGTGCGGAATGGTTTTTTCTCGGCTGCATAAAATCCTATTGGCTGGCGATCTCCTTTCAGTTCCGATAATTTTCCCTGCGAAATGTAGAGCATAGGATTATTTGCTCCGGAAAAAGAAATTTCTTTTTTCTTCTCATCGATCACGCAAAGAGCAATGTCCATTCCGTCGCGCACATTATCGACGGCAAACTGGTCTGTTTTTTCCTGCGATTGTTCCTTCTGTTTCAATAAAGCGACAACCGCATCGCTGAGGTGATCGAGAATCTTCCCGGGATCAGTGATCTTTTTTTCATTCACGATCTGGTTGAGTAAAGTATTCCCGATGAGCGACATGAAAGCGCCGGGAACTCCGTGGCCTGTGCAATCGCCGACAACAATTATTTTTTTTCCTTCACAATTACTCATCCAATAAAAATCGCCGCTCACAATATCACGCGGGCTGTAAAAGACAAACGACTTCGGGAAAATATTTTTTCGTTCTTCTTCAGAAGGAAGAATGGCGCTCTGTATTCTTTTTGCATACGTTATGGAATCGCGCATGTCGTGATGTTGTTCTTCCACTATTTTTTTCTGCGCGGCTATTTCCGATTTTTGCTTTTCGAGGATTACATTCGCTTTGCGCGAGCGCGTTGCATTGCGCCAGACCGCACCCACAAGCAACACGAGCAACGCAAGCGCAGCAATCATAAAAAGATTTCTTTTCTTCTGCTGGTCCAGCGCTGTATTCTTCAATTGAGTTTCCGTTTGCAGTTCTTTGATTTGTTTTTCTTTATTCGCCGTTTCAAACTGCGTGTTAAGTGTATTCAATTGCTCGCGGCTTTTTTCCCCGAGAAGCGTGTCCTGCATATCATGATACATTTTAAAATAATCAAGCGCTTTATCGTATTCTCCCATCTTTGCAAGTACACTGGAGATCGTCATGTAATTCGTACTGAGCATGTCTTTATAATTGATCTCTTTCGCAATGTCCATGCTCTTCTGCATATAAAACAATGCACTGTCGTACATCTCCATCGATTCGTAGATCGCGCCGATGTTGTTGCTCACAAGAGCAGTTCCGTTCAGATCACCGATCTTCTGGCGAATGGCGAGCGCACGAAAATAATATTCCAGTCCTTTTTTATGATCCCCCTTTCCGTCGTAGATCATGGCCATATTATTCAAACAAATTGCAACGCCGCGCAGATGATTGTTCTTCTGAAAAAGTTCCAGCCCCTGCTTGTAATACTCGAGCGCTTTAACGGAGTCGCGTTTGTCAAGCCATACATTTCCTATTCTCGTCAGTGCATTCGCTTCTTTCATTTCATCTTTCGCCTTCTTGTATAACTCCAAACCTTTTTCTTCATTGAGCAATGCATTCGCATAATCGAGTTTATCATGATAGATCAAACCGATATTGAGATACGTGAATCCCGCTTCATCAATATCCGATTCATTCTTGTTGCTCTGGAGCGCCCGGTTGTAATTCACAAGCGCTCCTGCGAGATCTCCTTGCTGGCGGAGTTCAAAACCGATCCTGTTATATCCCATCGCAACAAGATCCGAATCGCCGATCGCTCTCGCTATTTTTATAGCAATCCTGTTTAACGTGATCGAGGAATCGCTATTGCCGGAATAAAAAACAGAATAGCCGAGATTGATATTCGAAAGCGCTTCCGCCTTTTTATCGCCGCATTTTTTCGAATAATTCATCGCCTGCTGCGCGTAATACATCGCCGACTTATTATCTGAATTTGAGAGACGTGCGCTGTACTCGTTGCACAGGCGCGCTCGCACGGAATCGTGAGGCGCGGAAGAAATAATTCTGTTCAGTGAATCGGATTGGGCATTCACAGAAATACGGGAGAAAATAAACAGGAGAATAAAAACTGCGGAGATATTCTTCATTCTGAATTGCTGACGGAAAAACAGGAAATGTATAAATCAGGCGTGAAAATAAAGAATATACTTCAGTTCATTCGTAATTTTTATTGGAACCGGGTCGCACGTAAAATAGAACACCGGATATCCGCTCAATACAAAAACCCAAACAACCACAATGGAATTTTTCCACGTACACTGCTTTCAAGATTGTCGGCGACCACAAAACTGTTTTTTATTTTTTTCAGTTGTCGCGCGGTTTTATCTTTCCCTCCTATTTCGAATGTGAATTTGTGATCGATCACAAAATCTCCGGCTTCGCTGTACTCGATCTCATGTGCATAGCCAAGCTGATTGGCAAAAAAAGTTTCGCGCAGATTTCCTGCATTCACATTATCAGCGGCAAAAGCAAATTGAAAATTCGTGTTCTCGAGATAGATCTTATCCGGTTTTTGCAACTGCGTAATTCCTTTCGCATCGCGATAAAGATTGCGCGTGATGTGCGCTTCGGCGAGAAAATACAGGTAAGTGATAAAAGTATTTCTGTTCAAACCCATACGCTCACTCAGTTTACTAACGTTTGGAATGAAAGGAACAGACTCGGAAATAATTTGCAGCAACTGCCGCAATTTTACAACATACGCTGTATCTACTCTTCGCAGTAGCGGCAATTCTATCTCGAGAATAAGATTCACCACTTCTTCCAGTCGCTGATGATAGAGTTCGGGAACTTCCCGGAAGAAAGGATAATATCCACTCTTCAGATAATCACGGAAATATTTCAGCGGCCTGATCTTCGCATTCACTTTTCCGGAGATGGCGGAATGATCTTCCAGGATTTCCTTCAATGAATACTTTTGAAATTTTGTTCCGGCAACAAGATTCAGATATTCTCTGTACGACAATCCCTGCATCGTGTACACGATCGCGCGCCTGCTCAGATCTGCTCGCGCATTGAGAATTTCAAGAAGCGACGATCCGGTAAAAACTATTTTCAATTTCGGATGATCGTCATAAATATTTTTTAATTCCTGCGACCAGTTGGGATAACGATGCACTTCATCGAGAAAAAGATACCGGCCTCCGTGTTTTACAAATTCATCAGCAAGCGACGTAAGCGTATTCGCGCCGAACCAGATATTGTCGAGACTCACATAAAGCGTCGAGTCGGCCGGCAAATTCATTTTAATGTATTGAAGTAATAACGTGGTCTTCCCCACTCCTCTCGCGCCTTTTATCCCGATGAGTCGTGCTTCCCAGCGGATCTCGTCCATGATGCCGCGCACGAAGTCGAGGGAGGTGTTCTCCAGTTTCCGGCGGTGTTTCTCAATGAGGGAATCCATAGTTGCTTGTTATGATAAGCAAATATAGTTATTTTTTGCTTAGTATGGTAAGCAATTTTTTTACGAATCCCGGAAATTCCTATTCCGAAAAAATAAATTCCACCCTCCTGTTCTTCGCGGGATCTTTTCCCAATGGTTTGGAGGAACCATAACCTTTTGTGGTAATTCTCTTCGCATCGATTCCTTTCGAAACAAAATATCTTTTCACCGCACGCGCACGCGCCTCCGAGAGTTTTTGATTTGCATCAGTCGTACCGGTTGAATCCGTGTGGCCGTCGATTTCGACTTTAATCTTCGGGGTTTGTGATAATTCATTGGAGAGTAAATCCAATTTCCAGTAGGAATCGCTGTTGATCGTTGAATCTCCGGACGCAAAATGAATATCGTCTGCAATGATTTTTTTTCCGGCGGAAATTGAATCGTCGTACGCGATGAGAGAAATATCGTCAATGTAATAATACGAACTGCGACCCTTCTTGTTATTTGTGGAACTGCCCGTGGAATATGAAGATGTATCTGAAAGATTCTTCAATTCCGGAGTTGATGACAGACATTTCGTAAAATCCCCTAAGACAAAATACTTTTCCCCTCCCTTTGCGGTATAGAGGATCGAAACTTTTCTCCAGACTCCTCTCTCAGTAAAGTATTCTTTGATTCGTGAGGAAGCGTGAGGTAAAGATGGGTTGATCATATCATCAGAACTCACAAATAATTTTTGTCCGCTGAAATGAATGCCAATGGAATCTATAGAATAATTACTTTGATCATAGAGGGCCAGATAAAATGTCATAAGGTATTCTTGTCCTGTAACCAATGGAACTGTTAATTCACCTCCGACGTATTCGTAATATTCTCCCGAATAAGCGGAATAGGATGAGATAAATCCCGCAAAAGAATTTCCTGAATGAGGGAGAATTTTAATTTGAGATGACCAAGTTGCCTGGTTTCTCATCATATAAAAATCCGGGCTTCCATAAGTTGGATTGTAAAACCCTGCAACATGATAAACAGAAAAAACATCCATTTGTTTTGGCTTGAAAACCGAATCTTTACTTTCAAAATCACCATTCACCACAAGATTCTGCGAATGCAAAACAGAACACGAAATACTAAACACCAAAAAAAGGAAAACGATCTTCTTCATTGTAATAATCCATATACAAGTTAGACAAACTATCCGAAAATAAAAACCGCCACTCTTTCGGATAGCGGTTTCTGAATTTGTCAGACTGAGGCCTGAGCGTGAAGCAAGTTGTCAGACTGAGCTTGTCGAAGGCTGACGAAGTCTAACTCCCACACGCCTCACACGCATCAGGATTATCGAGCGAGCAGGCCATTTGTTCTTTTGCTTCATCGAGTGAAACGGCGGTTTCCGCCACCACTTCATTCACCGGTTCTGCAAGCGCGCTCTGGTCGACAGTGAATTTGATTGCATCGGCTGCTGCTTTTGTGCGCAGGTAATACATTCCTGTTTTCAAACCTTTTTCCCACGCGTAAAAATGCATGGAAGTTAGTTTTGCAAAATTCGGAGAAGGCACAAATAAATTCAGCGACTGCGATTGGCAGATGTATGCGCCGCGATCGGCTGCCATATCGATAAGTGAACGTTGAGAAATTTCCCAGACTGTGCGGTAAATATCTTTTACATTCTGCGGAATCTCCGGAATTTCCTGCACACTTCCGTTCGCTGCAATAATTTTATTTTTCAGGTTATCATTCCACAATCCGAGTTTCACGAGATCTTTCAGCAGATGTTTATTCACTACAACAAATTCTCCGGAGAGAACACGACGTGTATAAATGTTCGACGTGTAAGGTTCGAAACATTCGTTGTTGCCGAGAATTTGTGAAGTGGAAGCCGTAGGCATTGGTGCAAGCAGCAATGAATTCCTTATTCCGAATTTTTTCACTTCCTCGCGGAGAATGTCCCATTCCCAGCGCGAACCCGGAGTAACGCCCCACATGTCGAACTGGAAAATTCCTTTTGATGCAGGAGATCCGGGGAAAGTTTCATAAGCGCCGTCTCTCTTCGCGAGATCTTTCGAAGCCGTCATCGAAGCATAATAGATTGTCTCATGAATTTCGGAATTAAGTTTTCTCGCTTCGGGCGAATCGAACGGATAACGCATGAGAATGAAAGTATCTGCCAGTCCCTGCACACCGAGCCCGATGGGGCGATGGCGCATGTTCGAACGACGCGC
It includes:
- a CDS encoding MBL fold metallo-hydrolase, translating into MYIEQLYTNCLAEAAYWIESDGEAAVIDPLRETEPYLKKAQERGVKIKYVFETHFHADFVSGHIDLAKATGATIVYGPGAETNYAVHVAKDGEEFHIGKICLRVMHTPGHTPESSCYVLLDENKKENAVFTGDTLFVGDVGRPDLLDGKMTKEELAGMMFESLKNKLKPLADEVIIYPAHGPGSSCGKNIGKETWSTIGEQKRTNYAMKITDKNEFIKAVIDGLSAPPQYFFEDAMINKNGYENIDRVIEKNLKGISPGNVNREIEKGALVLDTRNAEEFVKGFVPGSLFIGLNGTYAVWVGTLIDIKTPLVVVTENGKEKEAILRLARVGYENVRGYLEGGMSAWKNAGMPVDTLASVDPEIFAADIKSGKSKNRVLDVRRAGEWNNGHVAGAENLCLTNFSDAKNLSSLKPENNYYLHCQSGYRSVIAASILKQKGFTNLTNVRGGWSKISKLDVPLELPEKV
- a CDS encoding tetratricopeptide repeat protein, producing MKIIARIFLLIFFSVLTGTLLFSQNKTLDSLKLLLKNETKDTTEVNVLNSISKELSTTGDYDRARNYAEQAKILADRLHFQRGVADYYSNIGVVFYYQGNYSEALNSHLAALKIRDSLQDKRGIAASYNNISVVYIYQKNYSDALHYLLPSLAIKEELGDKKGLISTCNNIGLAYYGLKNFSEALKYYQKSLAISVGMKSAKGMGNAYNNIGDIYYDEESFDTAYHYYNEAMTIRRRSGYRQGMMSSLVKLGNTCTLLKNFKEAHADLDSALAIAIDIKEKEGMGDSYDALSRLAAAEGDFKSAFEYLGKFKDIKDSIFNEQSVNNSIRASLNYEFGKKSAAQKAENEKNEALLKEEANRKQLAVYFVLGILLLVVVFSFFVYRGFLQKKSANRELDLRNRKIEQAYTIIETKNQEITDSINYAQRIQQAILPEISEIKNALPESFVFYQPKDIVGGDFYFFTKKENEVFIAAADCTGHGVPGAFMSLIGSKELGLANLESNSPGKILQRLNLGLKNTLKQNNLEGTKDGMDIALVKITGKEIIFSGANRPLWIVRKNATTTEEIKPVKTAIAGFTPDDQEFAEHTLQMNSGDTFYIFTDGYTDQFGNSNTAMRDQKKLSTKKFREKLLSIQQMKMEEQENELRKFIGSWRGENEQLDDILVIGVRV
- a CDS encoding tetratricopeptide repeat protein is translated as MKNISAVFILLFIFSRISVNAQSDSLNRIISSAPHDSVRARLCNEYSARLSNSDNKSAMYYAQQAMNYSKKCGDKKAEALSNINLGYSVFYSGNSDSSITLNRIAIKIARAIGDSDLVAMGYNRIGFELRQQGDLAGALVNYNRALQSNKNESDIDEAGFTYLNIGLIYHDKLDYANALLNEEKGLELYKKAKDEMKEANALTRIGNVWLDKRDSVKALEYYKQGLELFQKNNHLRGVAICLNNMAMIYDGKGDHKKGLEYYFRALAIRQKIGDLNGTALVSNNIGAIYESMEMYDSALFYMQKSMDIAKEINYKDMLSTNYMTISSVLAKMGEYDKALDYFKMYHDMQDTLLGEKSREQLNTLNTQFETANKEKQIKELQTETQLKNTALDQQKKRNLFMIAALALLVLLVGAVWRNATRSRKANVILEKQKSEIAAQKKIVEEQHHDMRDSITYAKRIQSAILPSEEERKNIFPKSFVFYSPRDIVSGDFYWMSNCEGKKIIVVGDCTGHGVPGAFMSLIGNTLLNQIVNEKKITDPGKILDHLSDAVVALLKQKEQSQEKTDQFAVDNVRDGMDIALCVIDEKKKEISFSGANNPMLYISQGKLSELKGDRQPIGFYAAEKKPFRTQLVPMNEVEKFYLFSDGITDQFGGADGKKFRISRLKEKLISMNSTPMLQQGTELENSFDEWRGSIEQIDDVLVVGVELE
- a CDS encoding AAA family ATPase, with product MDSLIEKHRRKLENTSLDFVRGIMDEIRWEARLIGIKGARGVGKTTLLLQYIKMNLPADSTLYVSLDNIWFGANTLTSLADEFVKHGGRYLFLDEVHRYPNWSQELKNIYDDHPKLKIVFTGSSLLEILNARADLSRRAIVYTMQGLSYREYLNLVAGTKFQKYSLKEILEDHSAISGKVNAKIRPLKYFRDYLKSGYYPFFREVPELYHQRLEEVVNLILEIELPLLRRVDTAYVVKLRQLLQIISESVPFIPNVSKLSERMGLNRNTFITYLYFLAEAHITRNLYRDAKGITQLQKPDKIYLENTNFQFAFAADNVNAGNLRETFFANQLGYAHEIEYSEAGDFVIDHKFTFEIGGKDKTARQLKKIKNSFVVADNLESSVRGKIPLWLFGFLY
- a CDS encoding OmpA family protein, with product MKKIVFLFLVFSISCSVLHSQNLVVNGDFESKDSVFKPKQMDVFSVYHVAGFYNPTYGSPDFYMMRNQATWSSQIKILPHSGNSFAGFISSYSAYSGEYYEYVGGELTVPLVTGQEYLMTFYLALYDQSNYSIDSIGIHFSGQKLFVSSDDMINPSLPHASSRIKEYFTERGVWRKVSILYTAKGGEKYFVLGDFTKCLSSTPELKNLSDTSSYSTGSSTNNKKGRSSYYYIDDISLIAYDDSISAGKKIIADDIHFASGDSTINSDSYWKLDLLSNELSQTPKIKVEIDGHTDSTGTTDANQKLSEARARAVKRYFVSKGIDAKRITTKGYGSSKPLGKDPAKNRRVEFIFSE